A genomic region of Janthinobacterium lividum contains the following coding sequences:
- the tal gene encoding transaldolase has protein sequence MNQLEQLKQFTTVVADTGDFQSIQAYTPRDATTNPSLILKAVQKDEYKPLLEKAVRDHPNASTAEIIDRLLIAFGVEILQTIPGRVSTEVDARLSFDTEGTVAKGRDLIALYSNAGIPRERVLIKIASTWEGIRAAATLEKEGIRCNMTLLFSLAQAIACAEAGAQLISPFVGRIYDWYKKSTGIDYVGAEDPGVQSVRRIYNYYRKFGYKTEVMGASFRNTSQILELAGCDLLTISPDLLQKLADSDAPVERKLSAEAAPSTNIVQMSLNEEAFRFMMNEDAMATEKLAEGIRAFCVDSGKLKQMISALR, from the coding sequence ATGAACCAACTCGAACAACTGAAGCAATTTACTACCGTGGTGGCCGACACCGGCGACTTCCAATCGATCCAGGCTTACACGCCGCGCGATGCGACGACGAATCCGTCGCTGATCCTGAAGGCCGTGCAAAAGGATGAATACAAGCCGCTGCTGGAAAAGGCCGTGCGCGACCATCCGAACGCCTCCACCGCCGAAATCATCGACCGCCTGCTGATCGCGTTTGGCGTGGAAATCCTGCAAACCATCCCCGGCCGCGTCTCCACCGAAGTCGATGCGCGCCTGTCGTTCGACACGGAAGGTACTGTCGCCAAGGGCCGCGACCTGATCGCCCTGTATTCGAACGCCGGCATTCCACGCGAGCGCGTGCTGATCAAGATCGCTTCCACCTGGGAAGGCATCCGCGCCGCCGCCACCCTGGAAAAGGAAGGCATCCGCTGCAACATGACCCTGCTGTTCTCGCTGGCCCAGGCCATCGCCTGCGCCGAAGCGGGCGCGCAGCTCATTTCTCCGTTCGTCGGCCGCATCTACGACTGGTACAAGAAATCGACGGGTATCGACTATGTGGGCGCGGAAGATCCGGGCGTGCAATCGGTCCGCCGCATCTACAACTACTACCGCAAGTTCGGCTACAAGACCGAGGTGATGGGCGCGAGCTTCCGCAACACGTCGCAAATCCTCGAACTGGCCGGCTGCGACCTGCTCACCATCAGCCCCGACCTGCTGCAAAAGCTGGCCGACAGCGATGCGCCGGTGGAGCGCAAGCTGAGCGCCGAAGCGGCGCCGTCGACCAACATCGTACAAATGTCGCTGAACGAGGAAGCCTTCCGCTTCATGATGAATGAGGACGCGATGGCGACGGAAAAACTGGCTGAAGGCATCCGCGCCTTCTGCGTCGATTCCGGCAAGCTGAAACAGATGATCTCGGCACTGCGCTAA
- a CDS encoding patatin-like phospholipase family protein, translating into MADNGLRALDVAIVPAAAGGPKGLILHQLDCWLFGDFLAQAPRPRYFVGASIGAWRMAAAVFPDPVAAQRRLVREYVGQRYPDKPDAAHVSRTCRALLDAVLDGQDAQLLRHERHSLSVLAVRGIGALAQPGKWRDRRGFLLAAAGNAVARAHLAASLERAVFHAGPDGASWLRSRFDAFHSHFVPLAQENLRDALLASGSIPLVLDAVTDIAGAPPGRYWDGGLVDYHLHLPYQREPDLVLYPHFADHIVPGWLDKAMPWRRARSGDSALDNMILVSPSPAFVASLPNGKLPDRRDFPHYGQDHAARMRDWRRAIAESERMAAAFARWAEQPDLRQALDL; encoded by the coding sequence ATCGCCGACAACGGCTTGCGCGCGCTTGACGTCGCCATCGTCCCTGCTGCCGCAGGCGGGCCAAAAGGCTTGATCCTGCACCAGCTCGATTGCTGGCTGTTCGGCGACTTCCTGGCCCAGGCGCCGCGCCCGCGCTATTTCGTCGGCGCCTCGATCGGCGCCTGGCGCATGGCCGCCGCCGTGTTCCCCGACCCGGTGGCCGCGCAGCGCCGCCTGGTGCGCGAATACGTGGGCCAGCGCTATCCCGACAAGCCCGATGCGGCGCACGTCAGCCGCACCTGCCGCGCCCTGCTCGACGCGGTCCTCGATGGCCAGGATGCGCAGCTGCTGCGGCACGAACGCCATAGCCTGTCGGTGCTGGCCGTGCGCGGCATCGGCGCGCTGGCGCAGCCGGGCAAATGGCGCGACCGGCGCGGCTTCCTGCTGGCCGCCGCAGGCAATGCCGTGGCACGGGCGCACTTGGCCGCCTCGCTGGAACGCGCGGTGTTCCATGCGGGGCCGGACGGCGCCAGCTGGCTGCGCTCGCGCTTCGACGCCTTTCATTCGCATTTCGTGCCCCTGGCGCAAGAGAACCTGCGCGACGCGCTGCTGGCCTCCGGCTCCATCCCGCTGGTGCTCGACGCCGTGACGGACATCGCCGGCGCGCCACCCGGGCGCTACTGGGACGGCGGCCTGGTCGACTACCATCTGCACCTGCCCTACCAGCGCGAACCGGACCTGGTGCTGTACCCGCATTTTGCCGACCATATCGTGCCGGGCTGGCTGGACAAGGCCATGCCCTGGCGCCGCGCGCGCAGCGGCGATAGCGCACTCGACAACATGATCCTCGTCTCGCCCTCGCCCGCCTTCGTGGCCAGCCTGCCGAATGGCAAACTGCCGGACCGGCGCGACTTCCCCCATTACGGGCAAGACCACGCGGCGCGCATGCGCGACTGGCGCCGCGCCATCGCGGAAAGCGAGCGCATGGCGGCCGCCTTCGCCCGCTGGGCCGAGCAGCCGGACCTGCGCCAGGCGCTCGACCTGTAG
- a CDS encoding methyl-accepting chemotaxis protein gives MHALSHLRIGTRLAAGFALVLLLSVISTSYALYSAHVNAEATRQMMEKPLAKERLVSDWYVLIYSAIARTSMIAKSTDETLSSVFADTIADSTKQGSELLKKIETLLDSDEEKAIFKSSIAERVKYQDAKTLVMNARKAGNAAQAESAYRDSFAPAAAKYQNNVKALLSQQRQAIDATAQAIEEANGRSFTLLLTLCALVVALGSVCAWLITRSITQPLKAAVKVAETVADGDLRTHFGTPASDEIGDLMRALHGMNEALRKVVSEVQTGTNAIATASGEIAAGNQDLSARTEQQASSLEETASSMEELTSTVKQNADNARQANQMAVAASGVAERGGSIVSQVVDTMGAIDTASTKIVDIIGVIDGIAFQTNILALNAAVEAARAGEQGRGFAVVATEVRSLAQRSAAAAREIKTLIGDSVEQVNNGTRLVHQAGSTMNEVVDSVRRVTDIMAEITAASAEQSMGIDQVNQAIAQMDQVTQQNAALVEEAAAAAESMQDQAARLAQVAAGFQLEHMATKAPVRAARLAPTQLAKPAARSAAKQPAIAARSAPATRKPQAQVAGEQDWEEF, from the coding sequence ATGCACGCCCTCTCCCACCTTCGTATCGGCACGCGCCTGGCTGCAGGCTTCGCGCTGGTGCTGCTGCTGTCCGTGATCTCCACCTCGTACGCGCTGTACAGCGCCCATGTGAATGCCGAAGCGACGCGGCAAATGATGGAAAAACCGCTGGCCAAGGAACGCCTGGTATCGGACTGGTACGTGCTGATCTACTCGGCCATCGCGCGTACCTCGATGATCGCCAAAAGCACGGATGAAACCTTGTCGAGCGTGTTTGCCGACACCATCGCCGACAGCACGAAACAGGGCAGCGAACTGCTGAAGAAGATCGAGACGCTGCTCGACAGCGATGAAGAAAAAGCCATCTTCAAGTCGTCCATCGCCGAACGCGTCAAGTACCAGGATGCCAAGACCCTGGTAATGAATGCGCGCAAGGCCGGCAACGCGGCGCAGGCGGAAAGCGCCTACCGCGACAGCTTCGCGCCGGCCGCCGCCAAATACCAGAACAACGTCAAGGCCCTGCTGTCGCAGCAGCGCCAGGCCATCGACGCCACGGCGCAAGCGATCGAGGAAGCCAACGGGCGCAGCTTCACCCTGCTGCTGACCTTGTGCGCGCTGGTGGTGGCGCTGGGCAGCGTCTGTGCGTGGCTGATCACGCGCTCGATCACGCAGCCATTGAAGGCCGCCGTGAAGGTGGCTGAAACGGTGGCCGACGGCGACTTGCGCACGCATTTCGGCACGCCCGCCAGCGATGAAATCGGCGACCTGATGCGCGCGCTGCACGGCATGAACGAGGCGCTGCGCAAGGTGGTGTCGGAAGTGCAGACGGGCACCAATGCGATTGCCACGGCCTCCGGCGAAATCGCCGCCGGCAACCAGGATCTGTCGGCGCGCACGGAGCAGCAAGCCAGTTCGCTGGAAGAGACGGCGTCGTCGATGGAGGAATTGACCAGCACCGTCAAGCAGAATGCGGACAATGCGCGGCAGGCCAACCAGATGGCGGTGGCCGCTTCCGGCGTGGCCGAACGGGGCGGCAGCATCGTCAGCCAGGTGGTCGACACCATGGGCGCCATCGACACGGCATCGACGAAAATCGTCGACATCATCGGCGTCATCGACGGCATCGCCTTCCAGACGAATATCCTGGCCTTGAACGCAGCCGTCGAAGCGGCGCGCGCCGGCGAGCAGGGGCGCGGCTTTGCCGTCGTCGCCACGGAAGTGCGCAGCCTGGCGCAACGCTCGGCCGCGGCGGCGCGCGAAATCAAGACCCTGATCGGCGACTCGGTGGAACAGGTCAACAATGGCACGCGGCTGGTACATCAGGCCGGCAGCACCATGAACGAAGTGGTCGACAGCGTACGCCGCGTCACCGACATCATGGCCGAGATCACCGCCGCCAGCGCCGAACAGAGCATGGGCATCGACCAGGTCAACCAGGCCATCGCGCAGATGGACCAGGTGACGCAGCAAAATGCGGCCCTGGTGGAGGAAGCGGCGGCAGCGGCCGAAAGCATGCAGGACCAGGCCGCGCGCCTGGCGCAGGTGGCGGCTGGCTTCCAGCTCGAACACATGGCGACAAAGGCGCCGGTACGCGCCGCGCGGCTGGCGCCCACCCAGCTGGCCAAGCCGGCGGCCAGGAGCGCCGCCAAGCAGCCAGCCATCGCGGCCAGGAGCGCGCCTGCTACGCGCAAGCCCCAGGCGCAGGTGGCTGGCGAGCAGGATTGGGAAGAGTTTTAA
- a CDS encoding tetratricopeptide repeat protein: protein MKCIRRVSAQLRLGLLSPLLLCAALAGCATAPASPPPPDLFNDASFAAPAVPVDPRQAFAMSDAMRQYVRVDIAREGRSKNPRRALADALRNRAGLQLEYDAAMTRTAAQAFDARSGNCLSLVLMTAALAKEMGLNVHYQLVLGEESWSRSGGMYFVAGHVNLALERRAAGNTVGYEADAIMLIDFLPGEDLAGQRTLQISEATILAMYLNNRAAETMASGELDQAYWYARAAILQDPTFAGAFNTLGIIQLRHGDIEPARRTLAYALERSPSNTVLLSNLAQALDGLGRANEAQLLRRKLLALQPEPPFHFFNLGQRAMEAADYQEAARLFKREIARDPYYHEFHFWLAQAYARMGQLSQAGRQLELAMDNSTTRSEHGLYAAKLQRLRAATAH, encoded by the coding sequence ATGAAATGTATCCGCCGCGTCAGCGCACAACTGCGCCTGGGCCTCCTGTCCCCCTTGCTGCTGTGTGCAGCCCTTGCCGGCTGCGCCACGGCACCCGCCAGCCCGCCTCCGCCCGACCTTTTCAACGATGCCAGCTTTGCCGCGCCGGCCGTGCCGGTCGACCCGCGGCAGGCGTTTGCCATGAGCGACGCCATGCGGCAGTACGTGCGCGTCGATATCGCGCGCGAGGGGCGCAGCAAGAATCCCCGCCGCGCGCTGGCCGATGCCCTGCGCAACAGGGCCGGGCTGCAGCTTGAATATGATGCCGCCATGACGCGCACGGCGGCACAGGCGTTCGATGCGCGCAGCGGCAATTGCCTGTCGCTGGTGCTGATGACGGCCGCGCTGGCCAAGGAAATGGGACTCAATGTGCACTACCAGCTGGTTCTGGGAGAAGAGAGCTGGAGCCGCAGCGGCGGCATGTATTTCGTCGCCGGCCACGTCAACCTCGCGCTGGAACGCCGTGCCGCCGGCAATACCGTCGGCTACGAGGCCGACGCCATCATGCTCATCGACTTCCTGCCTGGCGAAGACCTTGCCGGCCAGCGCACGCTGCAAATCAGCGAGGCGACCATCCTGGCCATGTACCTCAACAATCGCGCCGCCGAAACCATGGCCAGCGGCGAGCTCGATCAAGCCTACTGGTATGCGCGCGCCGCCATCCTGCAAGACCCCACGTTTGCGGGCGCCTTCAATACACTGGGCATCATCCAGCTGCGCCACGGCGACATCGAGCCGGCGCGGCGCACGCTTGCCTACGCACTGGAACGCTCGCCATCGAATACCGTGCTGCTGTCGAACCTGGCGCAGGCACTCGACGGCCTGGGGCGCGCGAACGAAGCGCAGCTGCTAAGGCGCAAATTGCTGGCCCTGCAGCCGGAACCTCCGTTCCACTTCTTCAACCTGGGCCAGCGCGCCATGGAGGCCGCCGACTATCAGGAAGCGGCGCGCCTGTTCAAGCGCGAGATCGCGCGCGATCCCTACTACCATGAATTCCACTTCTGGCTGGCGCAGGCGTATGCGCGCATGGGACAACTCTCGCAGGCGGGCAGGCAGCTGGAACTGGCGATGGACAACAGCACCACGCGCAGCGAGCACGGGCTGTACGCGGCCAAGCTGCAGCGCCTGCGCGCCGCCACCGCGCACTAG
- the hemW gene encoding radical SAM family heme chaperone HemW, which produces MIPIKLVGAAAKPAARAGAAPAPQEGISGAAGAALKYLQPGALNLTALPPLSLYIHFPWCVKKCPYCDFNSHEVRGDLPEGEYLAALRLDLEMALPLIWGRKIHTIFIGGGTPSLMSAAGLDRLMSDVRTLLPLEPDCEITMEANPGTFEAEKFKSYRASGINRLSIGIQSFNGRHLQALGRIHDDNEARRAVDIAHANFDNFNLDLMYALPTQTLAEAQQDLETALSFAPPHLSLYHLTLEPNTLFAKYPPVLPDDDESADIADMVAARAAQAGYGRYEVSAYAQPGRQAKHNRNYWEFGDYLGIGAGAHSKISFPHRVLRQARYKQPRAYMDAVLAGKPVQEERELAREEMGFEFMLNTLRLTQGFTPNLFAERTGLAINAIEQPLNAAEAKGLLYRDHQVIRPTERGLCFLNDLQQMFLED; this is translated from the coding sequence ATGATCCCGATCAAACTGGTGGGCGCCGCCGCCAAGCCGGCAGCCAGGGCGGGAGCCGCTCCCGCGCCGCAGGAAGGCATTTCCGGCGCGGCCGGGGCGGCCCTGAAATACCTGCAGCCGGGCGCGCTGAACCTGACGGCACTGCCGCCGCTGTCGCTGTACATCCATTTCCCGTGGTGCGTGAAAAAATGCCCGTACTGCGATTTCAATTCGCACGAGGTGCGCGGCGACTTGCCGGAAGGGGAATACCTGGCGGCCCTGCGGCTGGACCTGGAAATGGCGCTGCCGCTGATCTGGGGCCGCAAGATCCACACCATCTTCATCGGCGGCGGCACGCCCAGCCTGATGTCGGCGGCGGGCCTGGACCGGCTGATGTCGGACGTGCGCACCTTGCTGCCATTGGAGCCCGACTGCGAAATCACCATGGAAGCCAATCCGGGTACCTTTGAAGCGGAAAAATTCAAGTCCTACCGGGCCAGCGGCATCAACCGCCTGTCGATCGGCATCCAGAGCTTCAATGGCCGCCACCTGCAGGCGCTGGGGCGTATCCACGACGACAATGAAGCGCGCCGCGCGGTGGACATCGCGCACGCCAATTTCGACAATTTCAACCTCGACCTGATGTACGCGCTGCCCACGCAAACCCTGGCCGAGGCGCAGCAGGACCTGGAAACGGCGCTGTCGTTCGCGCCGCCGCACTTGTCGCTGTACCACCTGACGCTCGAACCGAACACCCTGTTCGCCAAGTATCCGCCCGTGCTGCCGGACGACGACGAGAGCGCCGACATTGCCGACATGGTGGCCGCGCGCGCCGCGCAGGCCGGTTACGGCCGCTATGAAGTGTCGGCCTATGCGCAGCCGGGCCGCCAAGCTAAGCACAACCGCAATTACTGGGAATTCGGCGACTACCTGGGCATCGGCGCGGGCGCCCACTCGAAGATCTCGTTCCCGCACCGCGTGCTGCGTCAGGCCCGCTACAAGCAGCCGCGCGCCTACATGGACGCGGTACTGGCCGGTAAGCCGGTGCAGGAAGAGCGCGAACTGGCGCGCGAGGAGATGGGTTTCGAGTTCATGTTGAATACCCTGCGCCTGACGCAGGGCTTTACACCGAACCTGTTCGCCGAGCGCACGGGCCTGGCCATCAACGCCATCGAGCAGCCGCTGAACGCGGCCGAAGCGAAAGGCTTGCTGTACCGCGACCACCAGGTCATCCGCCCGACGGAGCGGGGATTGTGCTTCCTGAACGACCTGCAGCAGATGTTCCTGGAAGACTGA
- the rdgB gene encoding RdgB/HAM1 family non-canonical purine NTP pyrophosphatase, producing the protein MTQRLILASNNAGKLKEFNELLSTIGFSVHAQGEYAVPESDEPFHTFVENALQKARHASRLTGLPALADDSGVCVNVLGGAPGVYSARYAGEPKSDAANSVKLIADLEAHADKSAYYYCVLVYVRHADDPQPVIADGRWNGEMIATPRGNGGFGYDPHFFLPALGKCAAELTSDEKNALSHRGQALRALVEKLR; encoded by the coding sequence ATGACCCAACGCCTCATCCTCGCCTCCAATAACGCCGGCAAGCTCAAGGAATTCAACGAGCTGCTCTCGACCATCGGTTTTTCCGTCCACGCCCAGGGCGAGTACGCCGTGCCGGAAAGCGACGAACCATTCCACACCTTCGTTGAAAACGCCCTGCAAAAGGCGCGCCATGCGTCGCGCCTGACGGGCTTGCCGGCGCTGGCCGACGATTCGGGCGTATGCGTCAATGTGCTCGGTGGCGCGCCGGGCGTGTATTCGGCCCGCTATGCCGGCGAGCCGAAATCGGATGCGGCCAACAGCGTCAAGCTGATCGCCGACCTGGAAGCGCATGCCGACAAGTCCGCGTACTACTACTGCGTGCTGGTGTATGTGCGCCATGCGGACGACCCGCAGCCGGTGATCGCCGACGGCCGCTGGAATGGTGAGATGATTGCTACGCCGCGCGGCAACGGCGGCTTCGGCTACGATCCGCATTTCTTCCTCCCCGCGCTGGGCAAGTGCGCGGCCGAATTGACGTCCGATGAAAAGAACGCGCTGTCGCACCGTGGCCAGGCCCTGCGCGCGCTGGTGGAAAAACTGCGATGA
- the rph gene encoding ribonuclease PH has protein sequence MTFESRPSGRAVDALRAIRITRQYTKHAEGSVLIECGDTKVICTASIEDKVPGFLKGKGQGWLTAEYGMLPRSTHTRMDREAARGKQSGRTQEIQRLIGRSLRAAFDLQAFGERTLHLDCDVIQADGGTRTASITGAMVAAYDAFSQLQARGAIAAIPVKSFVAAISVGVYQGMPVLDLDYVEDSGCDTDMNVVMTEAGHFIEVQGTAEGAAFDRAGMNRLLDLAQGGIADLIAMQKQALGI, from the coding sequence ATGACATTTGAATCCCGCCCGAGCGGCCGCGCCGTCGACGCGCTGCGCGCCATCCGCATCACCCGCCAGTACACCAAGCATGCCGAAGGCTCGGTGCTGATCGAGTGCGGCGACACCAAGGTCATCTGCACCGCCAGCATCGAAGACAAGGTGCCGGGTTTCCTGAAAGGCAAGGGCCAGGGCTGGTTGACGGCCGAGTACGGCATGCTGCCACGCTCGACGCACACGCGCATGGACCGCGAAGCGGCGCGCGGCAAGCAGTCCGGCCGCACGCAGGAAATCCAGCGCCTGATCGGCCGCTCGCTGCGCGCCGCCTTCGATTTGCAGGCGTTCGGCGAGCGCACCCTGCACCTCGATTGCGACGTCATCCAGGCTGATGGCGGCACCCGCACGGCCTCGATCACGGGCGCCATGGTGGCCGCGTATGACGCGTTTTCCCAGTTGCAGGCACGCGGCGCGATTGCCGCCATTCCCGTGAAAAGCTTTGTGGCCGCCATCTCGGTCGGCGTCTACCAGGGCATGCCGGTGCTGGACCTGGACTACGTGGAAGACTCGGGCTGCGACACGGACATGAACGTGGTCATGACGGAGGCGGGCCACTTCATCGAAGTGCAGGGCACGGCCGAAGGCGCCGCGTTCGACCGCGCCGGCATGAACCGTCTGCTGGACCTGGCGCAGGGCGGCATCGCCGACCTCATCGCGATGCAGAAGCAGGCATTGGGGATCTGA
- a CDS encoding YicC/YloC family endoribonuclease, with protein MTGYAVATSEGAAGTLTIEIKSVNSRFLDLQFRINDDLRALEPDLRAAVMSAITRGKVEVRLSFGRKAATAGTQALNLPLLAELARLQNEVGQHFVSAPVMTVAELLRWPGIIEEAQVGQESLQADVGALTKRTVAAFVDSRKREGAALEAVLVSRIEAMEAIVKRITPLIPQVVAAFQQKAIERMQDALGLASQGSNSALSRQDAMERIRQEVILYGIRIDVSEELARLSAHLGETRHILTKGGQVGKRLDFMMQELNREANTLGAKASVKELADASMDLKLLIEQMREQVQNLE; from the coding sequence ATGACAGGCTACGCGGTTGCCACCAGCGAAGGTGCTGCAGGCACACTGACAATTGAAATCAAGAGCGTCAACTCGCGCTTTCTCGACCTGCAATTCCGGATCAACGACGATCTGCGGGCCCTGGAGCCAGACTTGCGCGCCGCTGTCATGTCCGCCATCACGCGCGGCAAAGTCGAGGTACGCCTGAGCTTTGGCCGCAAGGCCGCGACGGCAGGCACGCAGGCCCTGAACCTGCCCCTGCTGGCCGAACTGGCGCGCCTGCAAAACGAAGTAGGCCAGCATTTTGTCTCCGCCCCCGTCATGACGGTGGCCGAACTGTTGCGCTGGCCTGGCATCATCGAAGAAGCGCAAGTAGGGCAGGAGTCCTTGCAGGCGGACGTGGGCGCGCTGACCAAGCGCACCGTGGCGGCCTTCGTCGACAGCCGCAAGCGCGAAGGCGCGGCGCTCGAAGCGGTGCTGGTGTCGCGCATCGAAGCGATGGAAGCCATCGTCAAGCGCATCACGCCATTGATACCGCAAGTGGTGGCGGCCTTCCAGCAAAAAGCCATCGAACGCATGCAGGATGCGCTGGGCCTGGCCAGCCAGGGCTCGAATTCGGCCCTGTCGCGCCAGGACGCCATGGAACGCATCCGTCAGGAAGTCATCCTGTACGGCATCCGCATCGACGTGTCGGAAGAACTGGCACGCCTGTCGGCGCACCTGGGCGAAACGCGCCACATCCTCACCAAGGGCGGGCAAGTAGGCAAGCGCCTCGACTTCATGATGCAGGAACTCAATCGCGAAGCCAATACGCTGGGCGCCAAGGCGTCCGTCAAGGAGCTGGCCGACGCCTCGATGGACTTGAAGCTGCTGATCGAGCAGATGCGCGAACAAGTGCAGAACCTGGAGTAA
- the gmk gene encoding guanylate kinase translates to MSHPTAFSGSLFVVAAPSGAGKSTLVNALLAQEPGIKLSISTTTRAPRPGEQHGREYYFTTAEDFVARADQGEFLEWAEVHGNYYGTSRIMVEQQMAAGTDILLEIDWQGARQVRKQFPRAAGIFILPPSIDALEERLNKRGQDEPHVITRRLLAAGGEIAHAPEFEYVIINEEFTVALSELSAIVRAARCRFAQQAARNASLFAQLGLHAE, encoded by the coding sequence ATGAGCCACCCTACCGCCTTCTCCGGCAGCCTGTTCGTGGTCGCCGCGCCATCGGGCGCCGGCAAATCGACACTGGTCAATGCATTGCTGGCGCAAGAGCCCGGCATCAAATTGTCGATCTCGACCACCACGCGCGCGCCCCGTCCGGGCGAGCAGCACGGCCGCGAGTACTATTTCACGACGGCGGAAGACTTTGTCGCGCGCGCCGACCAGGGCGAATTCCTGGAATGGGCGGAAGTCCATGGCAATTACTACGGCACCTCGCGCATCATGGTGGAACAGCAAATGGCCGCCGGCACCGACATCCTGCTGGAAATCGACTGGCAAGGCGCGCGCCAGGTGCGCAAGCAATTCCCCCGCGCGGCCGGCATTTTCATCCTGCCGCCATCGATCGATGCGCTGGAAGAACGCTTGAACAAGCGCGGCCAGGACGAGCCGCACGTGATCACGCGCCGCCTGCTGGCGGCTGGCGGCGAAATCGCACACGCTCCCGAGTTCGAGTATGTTATTATCAATGAAGAGTTTACGGTCGCTTTGTCCGAACTGAGCGCGATCGTGAGAGCGGCCCGTTGCCGGTTTGCGCAACAAGCGGCCCGCAACGCATCGCTATTCGCCCAGCTGGGCCTGCACGCAGAGTAA
- the rpoZ gene encoding DNA-directed RNA polymerase subunit omega, whose product MARITIEDCLKQIPNRFQLTLAATYRARQLLQGHTPKVEAKDKPTVVALREIAAGKVGIEMLKKVPM is encoded by the coding sequence ATGGCCCGTATCACAATCGAAGATTGCCTGAAGCAGATCCCTAACCGTTTTCAGCTGACCCTGGCTGCGACTTATCGCGCACGTCAGTTGTTGCAAGGCCACACCCCTAAGGTGGAAGCCAAGGACAAGCCTACCGTTGTCGCACTGCGTGAAATCGCTGCCGGTAAAGTCGGCATCGAAATGCTGAAAAAGGTCCCGATGTAG